A region of Spirochaetaceae bacterium DNA encodes the following proteins:
- the gcvPB gene encoding aminomethyl-transferring glycine dehydrogenase subunit GcvPB, whose amino-acid sequence MAAPVDTGLLPAPPLLFEQSVPGRNGVQLAPLDVPRSALLPDELLRTGLPLPELSEPEVVRHFTNTSRRNFSVDQGFYPLGSCTMKYNPKINDRVADLPGLAAIHPYQDEATVQGALRLLWELQEWLGEIAGLPAVSLQPSAGAHGELTGALIIRAYHEAAGRQRTTMLVPDSAHGTNPATAAMAGYRARTVPTGKDGSLDFAALQDALGDDVAGLMITNPNTLGLFVEGITDIAAAVHEAGGLVYMDGANMNAMVGVARPGDLGTDILHFNLHKTFSVPHGGGGPGAGATAVTAELAPFLPPPVVCRDGDRYRHDYRRPRSIGRVRAFYGNFNNAVRGYAYLRSLGGDGLAEMSRLAVLNANYLRAALAGDLELPYPRICKHEAVFSARRVAKDHGVRTLDIAKRLIDYGIHPPTIYFPLIVPEALMVEPTETESKHTLDHFIAALRAILAEAAATPELVRAAPHSTPIGRLDEATAARRPVLTWPLPGDRP is encoded by the coding sequence GTGGCCGCGCCGGTCGACACCGGGCTGCTGCCCGCGCCGCCGCTGCTGTTCGAGCAGTCGGTGCCGGGGCGCAACGGCGTCCAGCTCGCACCGCTCGACGTACCGCGCAGCGCGCTGCTGCCGGACGAGCTGCTGCGCACCGGGCTGCCCCTGCCGGAACTGTCGGAGCCGGAGGTGGTGCGCCACTTCACCAACACTTCGCGGCGCAATTTCTCGGTCGACCAGGGCTTCTACCCGCTCGGCTCGTGCACCATGAAGTACAACCCGAAGATCAACGACCGGGTCGCCGACCTGCCGGGGCTGGCCGCCATCCACCCCTACCAGGACGAGGCAACGGTGCAGGGCGCACTGCGCCTGCTCTGGGAACTGCAGGAGTGGCTCGGCGAGATCGCCGGGTTGCCCGCCGTATCCCTGCAGCCCTCGGCCGGGGCGCACGGCGAGCTGACCGGCGCGCTGATCATCCGCGCCTACCACGAGGCGGCGGGCCGGCAACGCACCACGATGCTGGTGCCCGATTCGGCGCACGGCACCAACCCCGCCACCGCCGCCATGGCCGGCTACCGGGCGCGCACCGTGCCAACCGGCAAGGACGGCAGCCTCGACTTCGCAGCGCTGCAGGACGCGCTCGGCGACGATGTCGCCGGCCTGATGATCACCAATCCCAACACGCTCGGCCTGTTCGTGGAGGGCATCACCGACATCGCCGCGGCGGTGCACGAGGCCGGCGGGCTGGTGTACATGGACGGCGCCAACATGAACGCCATGGTCGGCGTCGCGCGCCCCGGCGACCTGGGCACCGACATTCTGCACTTCAACCTGCACAAGACCTTCAGCGTGCCGCACGGCGGCGGCGGTCCCGGCGCCGGGGCCACCGCGGTCACCGCCGAGCTGGCCCCGTTTCTGCCGCCGCCGGTGGTATGCCGCGACGGCGACCGCTACCGCCACGACTACCGGCGCCCGCGCTCGATCGGCCGGGTGCGTGCCTTCTACGGCAACTTCAACAACGCGGTGCGCGGTTACGCATACCTGCGCTCACTCGGCGGCGACGGCCTCGCCGAGATGAGCCGGCTGGCCGTGTTGAATGCCAATTACCTGCGCGCCGCTCTCGCCGGCGACCTGGAGCTGCCGTACCCGCGCATCTGCAAGCACGAGGCGGTGTTCAGCGCCCGCCGCGTGGCGAAGGATCATGGCGTCCGTACGCTCGACATCGCCAAGCGGCTCATCGACTACGGCATTCACCCGCCCACCATCTACTTCCCGCTCATCGTTCCGGAGGCGCTGATGGTGGAACCGACCGAGACCGAGTCCAAGCACACCCTCGATCACTTCATCGCCGCGCTGCGCGCCATTCTCGCCGAGGCCGCCGCCACGCCCGAACTGGTCCGCGCCGCACCGCACTCCACGCCCATCGGACGCCTCGACGAAGCGACGGCGGCGCGCCGGCCGGTGCTGACCTGGCCGCTGCCGGGCGACCGGCCGTAG
- a CDS encoding cation:proton antiporter: MLLDVLLPLGLLIVVAKLVEGFLGRFGLSSIIAYTATGLLLGPVLGIVEPSPEIQLFLGLGIFVLFFLVGLDEIDIQGFVATIRGRYFVAAVLSVIISLAAAMLVTSDLAGLPFALGLHFTEALALAGILSLSSLGLVAKVLADSGHLKEPIGLKIFTIVAIAEVAALLVVGFTIGEHHEPSLMGMVTLLLQIFGFVVITWVLSTRVLPPAIVFLQRFLNVPELSFGLLLGGLFLIVVGAEKIGLHGTIGALLFGVALSGLPQRVHWEIMPGMRSASEGLFVPLFFASAGLQFDLSFTALPLATIAALAVIPLVGKFVGAFLSTYLTRIEAPFTLATGLMSKGVAEIALLLVLLEFGVIGQDVFSLFVLIMFGYILFMPPILGFAIKRTRLTSTAELPQSVPLSYVRAALGDVKVSSVLDRTRAYPGPDVTVQSFADDWVVPKERDYVVVDDGKVAGIVSLSRIRSIAKDQRATTTVAEVLRAKIPPAWSDELIVDVMERMNEHSLAVMPINDRESGDFVGTVESQNLLDLVVLMDEIKKEAENMQEAESD, from the coding sequence ATGTTGCTGGACGTTCTGCTCCCACTTGGTCTTCTCATCGTCGTAGCGAAGCTGGTCGAAGGCTTCCTCGGGCGCTTCGGGCTGAGTTCCATCATCGCCTACACCGCGACCGGCCTCCTCCTCGGACCGGTACTCGGGATCGTGGAGCCGTCGCCCGAGATTCAGTTGTTCCTCGGGCTCGGCATCTTCGTGCTGTTCTTCCTGGTCGGTCTCGACGAGATCGACATCCAGGGGTTCGTGGCTACCATCCGCGGACGCTATTTCGTGGCCGCGGTGCTGTCGGTGATCATCTCGCTGGCGGCCGCCATGCTGGTCACCTCCGATCTTGCCGGACTCCCGTTCGCGCTTGGCCTGCATTTCACCGAGGCACTGGCGCTGGCCGGCATCCTGTCGCTGTCGAGCCTCGGGCTGGTGGCCAAGGTGCTTGCCGACTCCGGCCACCTAAAGGAACCGATCGGCCTGAAGATCTTCACCATCGTGGCGATCGCCGAGGTGGCCGCGCTGCTGGTGGTGGGGTTCACCATCGGCGAACACCACGAGCCGAGCCTGATGGGGATGGTCACCCTGCTGCTGCAGATCTTCGGGTTCGTGGTGATCACCTGGGTGCTGTCCACCCGGGTGCTGCCGCCGGCGATCGTGTTTCTGCAGCGCTTCCTGAATGTTCCCGAGCTGTCGTTCGGACTGCTGCTCGGCGGGCTGTTCCTGATCGTGGTCGGGGCCGAGAAGATCGGTCTGCACGGCACCATCGGGGCGCTGTTGTTCGGCGTCGCGCTGTCCGGACTGCCGCAGCGCGTCCACTGGGAGATCATGCCGGGGATGCGCAGTGCGTCGGAAGGACTGTTCGTGCCGCTGTTCTTCGCCTCGGCCGGCCTGCAGTTCGACCTGTCCTTCACCGCCCTGCCGCTGGCCACGATTGCCGCGCTGGCGGTGATACCGCTGGTGGGCAAGTTCGTGGGGGCGTTCCTCAGCACCTACCTGACCCGCATCGAGGCGCCGTTCACGCTCGCCACCGGGTTGATGTCGAAGGGGGTGGCCGAAATCGCGCTGCTCCTGGTCCTGCTCGAGTTCGGGGTAATCGGGCAGGACGTGTTCTCGCTGTTCGTGCTCATCATGTTCGGCTACATCCTGTTCATGCCGCCGATCCTCGGCTTCGCGATCAAGCGAACCCGCCTGACCAGCACCGCCGAGCTGCCGCAGTCGGTGCCGCTCTCCTACGTCCGCGCCGCGCTCGGCGACGTCAAGGTGAGCTCCGTTCTCGACCGCACCCGCGCCTACCCGGGGCCGGACGTGACGGTGCAGAGTTTCGCCGACGACTGGGTGGTGCCGAAGGAGCGCGACTACGTGGTGGTCGACGACGGCAAGGTGGCCGGCATCGTGTCACTGAGCAGGATCCGTTCGATCGCCAAGGACCAGCGCGCGACCACGACCGTGGCCGAGGTGCTGCGCGCCAAGATCCCGCCGGCGTGGTCCGACGAACTGATCGTCGACGTGATGGAACGGATGAACGAACACTCACTGGCCGTGATGCCGATCAATGACCGCGAATCGGGCGACTTCGTCGGCACCGTCGAGAGCCAGAACCTGCTCGACTTGGTCGTGTTGATGGACGAAATCAAGAAAGAGGCCGAGAATATGCAGGAAGCGGAATCCGACTGA
- a CDS encoding alcohol dehydrogenase catalytic domain-containing protein, with the protein MLLAEPLPERMRAWQIKGTGFERFGRGDAPDEIPFPEHGEDDVVARVDAVGVCFSDAKLVRAGAGHARLRGRDLAARPVTPGHEVALTVVGVGERRRGQVRLGGRYILQPDVYYRGRTLAVGYQLAGALAEYVVLGKEVLDGDEGCYLVPLPDRVGTVEAALIEPWTCVLAAYRIAARTHLRSGGTLRLAGFADQPPLDLAGVAFGAVPERLGVPLPPPERDAPPPRQVQAGGLNRANRAAVEAWCARLDIPLECRDEPVPRGADDVVVAGTPPGDRWMARLFADLPRHAVVSVHVADAAGGERRHLACDIGRIHYQGIRVVGRGDGSVAPAYAGAAREGLVPGGRAWFVGGGGPMGQMHVLLALSQPHPPATVLVTDLSERRLAALGERVAALGLPAPHLLQVGGEGGPLEQRVSGLAGDGFDDVVLLAPSAVAAEQAAPFLRGGGYLNVFAGVAEGSVARIPLHLVAGGGVRVAGTTGSPLAVTEQTLARVADGTLDTAAVLGALADLGHGGAAVQAVAEGRITGKMVVLPFARGLGLSTLDELAAKRPEWRRALGSGCRWTSAAEELCRAAFGYAGGPGGTSRGRSGASPASGVVVPVPPDGAPSSGGASPAAGGAGEAPGCAASGAPGAGSTVAGPASGMANSAGPAPVHPGAGQEPSS; encoded by the coding sequence ATGCTGCTTGCCGAACCGCTTCCGGAGCGCATGCGCGCCTGGCAGATCAAGGGCACCGGCTTCGAACGCTTCGGACGTGGAGACGCCCCCGACGAGATACCGTTTCCGGAGCACGGCGAGGACGACGTGGTGGCGCGCGTGGACGCGGTTGGCGTGTGCTTCTCCGACGCCAAGCTGGTGCGCGCGGGCGCCGGCCACGCCCGGCTGCGCGGCCGCGACCTGGCGGCACGGCCCGTAACGCCGGGGCACGAGGTGGCGCTCACCGTGGTCGGGGTCGGGGAGCGGCGCCGCGGCCAGGTGCGGCTCGGCGGGCGCTACATCCTGCAGCCGGATGTCTACTACCGCGGACGCACGCTGGCGGTGGGCTACCAGCTCGCCGGCGCGCTGGCCGAGTACGTGGTACTGGGCAAGGAGGTGCTGGACGGCGACGAGGGCTGCTACCTGGTGCCGCTGCCGGACCGGGTGGGTACGGTCGAGGCGGCGCTGATCGAGCCCTGGACCTGCGTGCTGGCGGCTTACCGGATCGCTGCCCGCACCCACCTGCGCAGCGGTGGAACGCTGCGCCTGGCGGGATTCGCCGATCAGCCGCCGCTCGACCTTGCCGGGGTCGCGTTCGGCGCGGTCCCGGAGCGGCTCGGTGTGCCTCTGCCGCCGCCCGAGCGCGATGCTCCGCCGCCGCGGCAGGTGCAGGCCGGCGGTCTGAACCGCGCCAACCGGGCGGCCGTCGAGGCGTGGTGCGCGCGGCTGGACATCCCGCTGGAGTGCCGGGACGAACCTGTTCCGCGCGGCGCCGACGACGTGGTGGTCGCCGGCACGCCGCCCGGAGACCGGTGGATGGCGCGGTTGTTCGCGGACCTGCCGCGCCACGCCGTGGTCAGCGTGCACGTCGCCGACGCCGCCGGCGGCGAACGGCGCCACCTGGCGTGCGACATCGGGCGCATCCACTACCAGGGAATTCGCGTGGTTGGTCGCGGCGACGGCAGCGTGGCGCCGGCATACGCTGGTGCGGCGCGCGAGGGACTGGTGCCGGGCGGGCGGGCGTGGTTCGTGGGCGGCGGCGGCCCGATGGGCCAGATGCACGTGCTGCTCGCCCTGTCGCAGCCACATCCGCCGGCAACGGTGCTGGTTACCGATCTGTCCGAGCGGCGGCTGGCTGCGCTCGGCGAGCGCGTCGCGGCACTCGGCCTGCCAGCGCCCCACCTGCTGCAGGTTGGCGGCGAGGGAGGTCCCCTGGAGCAGCGAGTGTCGGGCCTCGCCGGTGACGGGTTCGACGACGTCGTGCTGCTGGCACCTTCCGCCGTCGCGGCCGAACAGGCGGCCCCGTTCCTGCGCGGCGGCGGCTACCTGAACGTGTTTGCCGGCGTGGCGGAGGGCAGCGTGGCGCGCATCCCGCTGCACCTGGTCGCCGGCGGCGGCGTGCGCGTGGCGGGGACCACCGGGTCGCCGCTCGCGGTCACGGAGCAGACCCTGGCGCGGGTAGCGGACGGCACGCTGGACACGGCCGCCGTGCTCGGCGCCCTGGCCGACCTCGGTCACGGCGGCGCCGCGGTGCAGGCGGTGGCCGAGGGGCGCATCACCGGCAAGATGGTGGTGCTGCCGTTCGCGCGCGGCCTGGGGCTCAGCACGCTCGACGAACTGGCCGCCAAGCGCCCGGAGTGGCGGCGCGCGCTGGGCAGCGGATGCCGCTGGACCTCCGCGGCAGAGGAGCTGTGCCGCGCCGCGTTCGGCTATGCCGGCGGGCCGGGCGGCACGTCCCGCGGCCGGTCCGGCGCGTCGCCGGCGTCAGGCGTGGTCGTTCCCGTTCCGCCGGACGGCGCGCCCTCTTCGGGCGGTGCCTCACCGGCGGCAGGCGGCGCAGGTGAGGCACCGGGTTGCGCGGCGTCCGGTGCGCCGGGCGCGGGCTCGACGGTGGCCGGCCCGGCTTCGGGGATGGCCAACTCGGCCGGCCCGGCGCCGGTGCACCCGGGGGCGGGGCAGGAGCCTTCCTCGTAG
- a CDS encoding zinc metalloprotease HtpX, with amino-acid sequence MTVKPFITAPLAAGAYLLSMATLLILVGYSLLGATGLLIALGIGAALLIGALPRGSAATNMLRLGAIPLDAYRAPWLHGQVAELAARAGLRTPALFLLRAPQPNALTMGTRDDAAVAVTDALVQSLGRREVRGVLAHEVAHIQANDIWLASLAGIMRRFTGALALAGGIGLLFTLPALAAGIISVPLPVVLLMLAAPTVSGLLQMALARSREFNADRAAGTLSGDPRGLASALVSLEQRRRTWWDLMFGYPAAPTRARLTDSHPPTGERVSRLLAVASPRRTTPAGVRTIPVRAL; translated from the coding sequence ATGACCGTGAAACCTTTCATCACCGCTCCGCTCGCCGCCGGCGCCTACCTGCTGTCCATGGCTACGCTGCTGATCCTCGTCGGCTATTCCCTGCTCGGCGCCACCGGGCTGTTGATCGCGCTCGGCATCGGCGCGGCGCTGCTGATCGGCGCGCTCCCGCGCGGGTCGGCCGCCACCAACATGCTCCGTCTCGGCGCCATTCCGCTCGACGCGTACCGGGCGCCGTGGCTGCACGGGCAGGTCGCCGAGCTGGCCGCGCGCGCCGGCCTGCGTACCCCGGCCCTGTTCCTGCTGCGTGCGCCGCAGCCCAACGCCCTGACCATGGGCACGCGCGACGATGCCGCCGTCGCGGTGACCGACGCACTCGTACAGTCCCTCGGCCGGCGCGAAGTGCGCGGCGTGCTGGCGCACGAAGTCGCCCACATCCAGGCCAACGACATCTGGCTGGCCAGCCTGGCCGGCATCATGCGCCGCTTCACCGGCGCCCTTGCCCTGGCCGGCGGCATCGGACTGCTGTTCACCCTGCCCGCCCTCGCCGCCGGCATCATCAGCGTGCCGCTGCCGGTCGTGCTGCTGATGCTGGCCGCGCCCACCGTCAGCGGCCTGCTGCAGATGGCCCTGGCCCGCTCGCGCGAATTCAACGCCGACCGCGCCGCGGGCACCCTGAGCGGAGACCCGCGCGGCCTGGCATCCGCCCTCGTCTCGCTGGAGCAGCGCCGCCGCACCTGGTGGGATCTGATGTTCGGCTATCCCGCCGCCCCCACGCGGGCCCGTCTCACCGACAGCCACCCCCCAACCGGCGAACGCGTGTCCCGCCTCCTCGCCGTCGCCAGTCCCCGCCGCACCACACCCGCCGGCGTCCGCACCATCCCCGTCCGCGCCCTATAG